A window of Ictalurus punctatus breed USDA103 chromosome 21, Coco_2.0, whole genome shotgun sequence genomic DNA:
cCCCTTGGTCACATAATTCAGAAACACAACTAATCATATTGCTGTCATGCTGACGACACACGGCTTTTCAAACAACAGCTCTTCTCTGGTAAATCTGTATGAATGTCTTTATGACATTAAATGCTGGATATTAAAtgcacatgattttttttttacagataaaTCAtgataaaactgaaataataatttttgtcCCACAAGTTTCAACTACTGCTATTTTTAATCAGTTAGGTCCTCTGTCTACCAATGTGCACGATTGTGTCAAAAACCTTGATGTCATTCTAGATCCTTGTGTTTTAATAAACAGATCAGTGCTGTTGTCAAAAGCATCTTTTGTCAGCTGAGCTCTATTGCTAAAATTAAGAAAATGCTCTCTAAGAAGGACCTGGAAATggttatttattacattaaggTTAGACTACTGTAATTCCCTCTATTTTGTATTGTCTAAAACCGCTCTAGATCGCTTGTAAATGGTTCAAAATGCGGCAGCTGGATTATTGAGTGGCACAAGAAAACATGAGGATATTACTCCTGTCCTCACCTCTTTACACTGGTTGCCAGTCAATTTCCacattgattttaaaattctgCTATTCAGTTTTTAAAGCTATGCATGGACTTGATCCCCAGTGCATCTGCAGTTACCCCGTATACTGCCGCAAGATCTCTTTGATCATCCAGCCAACTACTCTTTCAGTCCCTCGTTCACGTTTTAAAACTAAAGGCTACTGGCCTTTCTCGGTAGCTGCTGCCAAGCTCGGGAATAGTGACATGTGGAATTCAAGTGGCCAGGATCTACCTGGGagtgtttctttattaaaaaggTTCCAACTAGATGTTTTTAGGAAGTTTTTGTGGTTCCAAATTACATCCACCAACCAAATACAATTAATTAACTTATCATAGAGTCAGGTACTTATCTACTAGACAGTTGAATGAAGAAAGCAAGATACCGAAtcagtgagtgagaagaagcaagggtccaagtttattgtttcattcacaTGAGATCCACACAGTTGAGACGTCCCAAGGGTGATCTAAAAAACCCAGAGCTGAGGCTCTTCTATTGATAAAGTTCCTCATATTCCGTTTTCCCACCCTCAGCACTTTTTCCACTACCAATATGTTCCAAGTTCAGCTGATACCAAAAACCCTTATGTTTGCTAAAACGTGTTTTTTAGCATCACTTGTCATGTAGTATTCGCTTATTTCAGCGTCCCTTATCATCGAAGTTTGGTTCGATTCCACTCCCCTTATGTTTGGCCTATCTTGGcttctattttttaaaagctgACTTCTGCTTACTGTGTTATTCCTGACTGGATTTTCATTGAGAGGGGATCTCCATAACGTTACATCTAGTCTTCTGCTAATTATGGGTAAGTTTGCTCTTTTTCTACATTGCTTTTAGGTGATGTCTCtgcttgtattttctttccAGCTCTTTTAGCATGTGTATATGCTTTTACAATATTATTTTTCTGCATAACGTACagacctctctgtgtgtgtgtggaacgtGACTCTCAGTTGGACGTCTGCtcctatgtatgtgtgtgagtgcaggcgAATATAATCTGACTAAGCTCTTTAGCATGCCTCAGCGATTAGGTTCATGTGGTGTTTTTCTCCCGAGTATTGAACattctgtgtttttctgtgtgtccAGGTCAGATCTTCTTATCTTCTTTACTGGAGAGTTTGGACTTTGATCTGAACACCCGCTACCAGCTTGCACAATTGACTGCCGACATAACCCTGCTGACTGAGTTCCTGCGCACCCCGTCGGACATCTCCGGGTTCCCACCGCCTCTCAGATACAGAATCTGCCCAGCTAAGGTGTGTGGATGCTTCCACTCAGACTGACCCTCTGCCTGCTGCTTCACCCGTCCCCtcggactaccagaccgatgaTGACACGGGCTCTGGCCTTTCTCTTCCCTTTTCACCTGCCAGTCCTGACTATTCCTCTTCTTATGTCTCAGTGGGCTACAGTTTTTCCCCAGGATGTACGCCCTATTACCAGCCATTCTCTCCCTATTGTTTGTCTTCGCCCACTGATTACAGCCCCACCAGCCCTGTTTATCCTCAATAAAATCACGTGTTACTCATGCTTTGTttccatttgtgttttatttcatatctaTTTTAAATACAACATTTTCTACCCTTAACTTACTCAAGAACACTTGAGGGGTTCTTTTTTCCTTGCAAGTGTGCTATTCCTTTTGTTGAATAAAAATTTGCTTTCTTTAACCAATTCCATTTTCTTACATAATGACACACACTatattttattctgattttctcgtgtttccatttaaaattagttttatgtaaacaattatttttttttaaataatctttgTTTGTATAGTGATTATGGTAGCAGAAGTTTAATGCatgattatgaaaaaaaataggATCTACTGTTTCAAATTAAGGTCTGATTAAAACTGCAATTATAATAGAGAAGCTCATTGGTTCACTCTGCTCAGTTTTCAACATAGACCTATTTTACTGATATTCTTACTATGTTAATCTTCTGCTCACTGGTTTTCCTCTAAAATAAACACTTCCACTGTTTCATTTGTCATTATGTGTAAGCAAAAGAAGTCAAAGAAATTAGATTACTTTGCACAAACCGATTCATACAACAACTGTTGAACCATTAAGGTTAGGGCTTGTAGTTTTTTGTATACAATCTTGCATAATCTCACCCAGTTGGTAGAATACTTAGAATAAATTTGCGCAACAACTGTAAAACTGTGTTAACTTGGAACAAGGGAgagatttataaataataataaaatttcatgTCAACATGtcaaaattaaagaaaaatgtgtacATCAAATAATGAAATCATTAATAAGCAAAAcacagattaataataataataataataataataataataataataataacaacatttgAATATAAACAGGACATCTTAGCCAATAAGGATCTTTCCCTCCAGATGGTGAGTGACGTCAGACTCAGTGGGTTTAGTCATCAGTAATGGTTCATTCAGGACTCTGAAGCTTTTGTACTCTATTTATCTCAGCACAGAGGACTCAGGGTGGGAAACTCAGACAAGCTCTAAACTCATACTGACTTACAAAGACATGACGCGAGTCCCATCTGTTACATCTGGAGTCCGGGTAGTGATAGAAGAAAAGACATAACATGAAAATTTTTGAACAATTTAACAATATATTCCATCCAATAAAATCTTCAGtgtaaaaatttaaattatCGATAAAATGAACTACCACATTagtgaaataaattttttaCCCTCAGCAATGGCTAAATAGTACAGTTGCTGTTCTATTATAGGTGGATTCCTTACAAGATATATTCAATAACAATGTAGATTATCAGGATTATTAGAATAGTGTTGAAATATGAGATTTGAGATGAGATCTACAAAAACCTCAGAATTACAAATGAagatttttaaatcatgttattACGACCTGTTGATAAGGAATAACAGCAAAAATGTGACACCTTGTATTGAAAGTGTATATTAAGTGTGTGCAGGAAGAAGGGTAGCGCCCTCAGGGACAATATAGGAGACAGTGTAAAGTCGTCTCAAACGATTAGCCTGTAGGATATATTAGCATGTGAGTAGGCACACTTCTATTGTTTCTGACTCAATCTTTCAATAGTCAGAGTGTGGGAAATCTCAGGAGGGAAGCCTCACAGTCTATCGTCATCAATGTCTTAAACTCCACCACACACTGGATATTTGGGTGCACAAATGGGAGTAGACACACTTATTCACTTATGAGGGTGAACGTTACCACACAGTTTTCCTGGTGACATTAGCAGAGAATCTGTATAAACATACTAAAAAGTGCATTAGAAAGCAATTAGAATAGCTAAAGATAATACAAACAGTGATGCAGACAAAAGTAGAGATAATATTACTGTAAAGCTTGGCTTTAGCTATAGGTTTAACAGAAAACTATGGGTGAGAACCAGTGATTATCTTTGGATATATATTACGGTggttttgcttttaaaaattaATCTAACTTAACAAATAACACAGCATATATCCCATTATAtcccattaaaataaatgttgactCCACACGTGTGAGCAGTGATGATGAGCGTGTGCTCTGTCAGTGACATTGATCCCAACACCAGGCAGCAGATCTGCTCTCTTTACAGGGTCACTACTTTCCCAGATTCACACAGTGTTCTGTGAATCCATCTCCATCACCCCACCCCTCCACCTGCTCCCCTGAGACATGGACATTGTCCACTGCTAGAAGAACACTGAGCATGTGGCAGCCCTACATTCCTCATTGTGTGTCCAAGCTCTCCCATTGGCTCCAAACTGTGAGAAACTCCAACAAGCCCAAGACCCACACATTCATATGGAGATTTGGGAGTATAAATAGAGGAGATGCAGCCAGTACAAATCACACTCTCTACACAGAGAGATCTACAGCACAGAGACACAGCCATGGCACCAACCATCACTTCTGCAATGACCATCTCAAATGAGCACCTACCTCTAAACAACAAGGTAAATTAAGAACCTGGCTCCTTTCAATGCTTATATTTACCTGCTTTCTACTTAATAGCTCTTTATAGTTTAAGATGGCTAAATgttctctctttgttttttgcAGCTGAGGAAGCCGATGGTGGAGAAGATGCGCAGAGATCGTATTAACAGCAGCATTGAGCAGCTGAAGTCTCTCCTGGCTCCAGAGTTCCTCAACCAGCAGCCTGACTCCAAACTGGAGAAAGCAGATATCCTGGACATGACAGTCAGCTTATTGAGACAACTGCAGCAGCAGCCTGCATTATCCTGCAGTTCAGCAGCTGTCAATCAAGGCTTCTCCAGATGTGTCCATGAGGTTGCCCACTTCCTGTCCAAAGAAGAGGTGAAGACACAGAGTCAGAGAAAACTGCTGAACCACATCCAGAACCTGCAGCCATCTTCATACGAGAAGAGGAGGGAAAGTGTCCTGCCTCAGCTGAGCTCTACAGAGCAGCAGATCATCAGCAAAGACAAGAATGCAGTTAAGAGCTCCCTCTGGAGGCCCTGGTAAAGGGAAGATCAAGACTAAAAATGAAAAGCTGGAAACACAAGTCTATGTGGACTGTTTGGTTTTCTTTCAATTTCTATGTGAGCAGGATTATAACTGAGTTGTTAAAacttaacattttattattgttttatgatCTATACCTTTCTATTTTGAGAAAGA
This region includes:
- the LOC108254739 gene encoding transcription factor HES-5, whose translation is MQPVQITLSTQRDLQHRDTAMAPTITSAMTISNEHLPLNNKLRKPMVEKMRRDRINSSIEQLKSLLAPEFLNQQPDSKLEKADILDMTVSLLRQLQQQPALSCSSAAVNQGFSRCVHEVAHFLSKEEVKTQSQRKLLNHIQNLQPSSYEKRRESVLPQLSSTEQQIISKDKNAVKSSLWRPW